A window of Variovorax sp. HW608 genomic DNA:
GCGACCACGGGCTTCTTTGCGGTCGACGGGCAGACGCTCGACTACCTGCGATCCACGGGACGCTCGTCCTCACACATCGCGCGAGTGCAAGCCTATTGCCGGGCCAATGGACTGTGGTTCGACCCGGAGGCGCAGCCCAAATACACCCGCTCCATCGACGTGGACCTGGCGAGCATCGGCATGCATGTGGCCGGTCCGCGCAGGCCGCAGGATCTCATGGGCTTCGGCGAGGTCGCCGCGACGCTGGCCGCGCTGGACTTCCAGCCCGCCGTGGATTCGCCGTTGCCCCGTCATCCCGTCGCGATCGCCGCAATCACGAGCTGCACGAACACGTCCGATCCGAGCTTGCTGGTGGCCGCGGGCCTGGTGGCACGCAAGGCCCGCGCACTCGGCCTGAAGGTCCCGCCGTGGGTGAAGACGTCCACTGCGCCGGGCTCGCCCGCAGCCGCCGACTATCTCGCACGTGCGGGGCTGACCGCCGATCTGGCCGCGGTCGGCTTCGACATCGTGGGCTTCGGCTGCACGACCTGCATCGGCAATCCCGGCCCGCTGCCCGAGGTGATCCGGCAAGGCATTGCCGACGGCGCGATCCGCCCCGTCGCAGCGCTCTCGGGCAATCGCAACTTCCCCGGGCGCGTACACCCCGATCTGGATCTGGGATTCCTGATGTCGCCGCCGCTGGTGGTTGCGTTCGCCCTGGCAGGTGACGCGGAGCGTGACTTGCGCGTGGACCCGGTCCAGGTCACATCGACCGGCATGCCCGTGTACCTCCAGGACCTCTGGCCCACGCGCGAGGAAATCGACGAGGCCTTGCGCGCGTCGCAGGACCCGCGCGACTACGGCCGCGCGTTCGCGGTCGCCAGCGGCAATCCGCTCTGGCATGCCCTCGAGGCACCGGACACCGCGCTGTACCCGTGGGACCCTGCATCCACCGCGCTTCGTCGCCCGCCCTTTGCCGCAGCCAGCGAAGGCAGCCTGCTCGGCACCTACAGCGCCTATCCGCTGCTGGTCGCCGGCGACGACATCACCACCGACCACATCTCGCCGGCCAGCGCCATTCCCAAGGACAGCCTCGTGGCGGACTACCTCGTTGAACGCGGCGACGACCGGAACGACCTCAACGTCTTCGCATCGCGGCGCGGCAATTGGGAGGTCATGGTCCGCGCAGCGTTCCACAGCAAGACCCTGAAGAATCTGCTCGCCCCCGACCTGCCGGTCGCGCATACGCTGCATGTGCCGAGCGGGGACATCCTTCCGCTGTGGGACGCGGCCGAGCGCTACAAGGCCGCCGGCGACTCGCTGGTGCTGGTGGCGGGCGAACGCTACGGCACGGGCTCGTCCCGGGACTGGGCCGCCAAGGGCCAGCGCCTGCTGGGCATTCGCGCGGTGCTCGCGAACAGCTTCGAGCGCATCCATCGCTCCAACCTCATCGGCATGGGCGTATTGCCGCTGCGAATGCCTTCGGGCGTGACGCCCGCAACGCTCGCGCTTCGCCCCGGCGATCGCGTCGAAGTCGCGGCCCAGGCGGAGCAACTGCGACCGCGCGGCCGCGTGGCGGTGCGCATCCTGCGCCGCGAAGGGCGCACCGAAAGCCTCGAAGCGATTGCCGCGGTCGAAACGCAACTGGAAGTCGACCTGCTGCGCGCCGGCGGGGTCATCCCCTCGACGCTGCAGCGGATGCTGGCCGAAGGCGCGCGAGGGACTTCGCCGGTCGTCGCGAAGTGAAACGACAATGGAGTTCATGCGAGCCGAACGTTCCATCACCGCGCAGATCCTCGGTCTGATCCAGGCCGATGCGATGCCGGCAGGCAGTCACCTTCCCGCGCAGGCCTTTGCCGATCGTCTTCGCGTTTCGCGGTCGCCGGTCAACGAGGCGCTGTCCTTCCTGGCGGAAAAGGGCATCCTCGAGCGACAGCCCAATCGGGGCTACTTCCTCGTCCGGCCTGTCGAGAGCGGCGACGCGGTCGCCAGGCAGCTCGGCCTGGTCGAGGCGGACACGGTGACGGAGGTGTACTTCAGGATCGCGGACGACCGACTGCGCGGCGCGCTGCCGGACGAATTCACCGAAGTGCTGCTCAAGCAGCGCTATGGGCTGACGCCCGCGCAGCTCAACGCGGTGCTCGGCCGGATCGCCAGCGAAGGCTGGGTGGAGAAGAAGCCCGGTTACGGCTGGCAGTTCTCCAGCATGCTCACGACCGCGGACAGCCTCCTGCAGTCGTACCGGCTGCGGCTCGCCCTGGAGCCGGCCGCGCTGCTCGAGCCGGGCTACCATTTGCCGGCACATGTCATCGCGCGCTGCCGCGCTGCCGAGAAGCATCTGCTCGAAGGCGGCATCGAGACCGACACGGCCGATCAGCTGCACGACCGCGGCGTGCGCTTCCACGAGGCGCTGGTCGAGGGCTCGGGCAACCCCTTCTTCATCGACACCATCCGGCGCGTGAATCGCGTGCGCCGCCTGTTGTCCTACCGCTCCATGCAGGACCGCACCCGCTACAAGGAACACTGCAGGCAGCACCTGCACCTGCTGGACCTCATCGAACGCGGCAAGAACGACGATGCGGCCAAGGCGATGACCGAGCATCTCAACAGCACCTTGCGCAACTTCAAGAAGATCAGCGGAATCCTCAAGTCATGAACCTCAATCGCACATCGCCCGACCCGGCCGTGGTCCGCGCGCTCACCCCCACCGGCGCATTGCGCGCATCGATCAACCTGGGCAATCCGATCCTGGCCGGCAGGGACCCCGGCAGCGGCGAGCCCAAGGGCGTGTCCATCGATCTGGCGCGCGCGTTCGCCGAGCATCTTGGCGTGCGGCTGGAACTGGTGGTCTTCGATGCGGCCGGGAAGTCGGTCGAGGCCGTCGCCGGCGAGCAGGCGGACATCGGCTTCTTCGCGATCGATCCGGTGCGCGGTGCCGACATCGCCTTCACCGCGCCTTATGTGCTCATCGAAGGAAGCTACCTCGTGCGCGAAGACTCCCTGCTGCGCAGCAACGAAGAGGTGGATCGCGGCGGGACGCGGGTGACTGTGGGCAAGGGCAGCGCCTATGACCTCTTCCTCACGCGCGAGCTCAAGCATGCAAGCATCGTTCGCGCACCCACTTCGCCGAAGGTCGTCGAGACCTTCATCGAGCAGGGCCTCGATGTCGCGGCCGGCGTGAAGCAGCAGCTCGAAGCCGATTCACGAGTGCACGCAGGCTTGCGGCTGCTGCCGGGTCACTTCATGGTCATCAGGCAGGCCATGGGCACACCCAAGTCGCGCGGCGAAGGGCCGGCACAGGCGCTGCGCGACTTCGTCGAGGACATGAAGGCCAAGGGCTTCGTCGCGGAGGCGCTGAAGCGCCACGGCATCGAAGGCGCTTCAGTGGCGCCCGCTGCGTGCTGAATCGTGCCGTCGCCGCGTT
This region includes:
- a CDS encoding ABC transporter substrate-binding protein, which translates into the protein MNLNRTSPDPAVVRALTPTGALRASINLGNPILAGRDPGSGEPKGVSIDLARAFAEHLGVRLELVVFDAAGKSVEAVAGEQADIGFFAIDPVRGADIAFTAPYVLIEGSYLVREDSLLRSNEEVDRGGTRVTVGKGSAYDLFLTRELKHASIVRAPTSPKVVETFIEQGLDVAAGVKQQLEADSRVHAGLRLLPGHFMVIRQAMGTPKSRGEGPAQALRDFVEDMKAKGFVAEALKRHGIEGASVAPAAC
- the acnA gene encoding aconitate hydratase AcnA, producing the protein MENTNAAVPLQQIEVGNRRFSVVDLPRLCGDRLHRLPVVLRLLLENAARNMNGAERDAAIAELLGWLEAGSSEAEVAFQPGRVLMHDTTSTPALVDLAAMRSTLAEAGVDPTRLNSSLPVDVSVDHSLAVEAFARADAPTHNMAIEIRRNRERYTFLRWASKVLRGVRIHPPGTGIMHTLNLEQLATVVTTEMRDGTEWLVPDMMIGTDSHTPMVNGIGVLGWGVGGLEAQTVMFGMPTMLRIPDVIGVRLIGALQPGVLATDLALTVTQRLRAIGISGEFVEFFGPGVSTLTAGDRSVIANMAPEYGATTGFFAVDGQTLDYLRSTGRSSSHIARVQAYCRANGLWFDPEAQPKYTRSIDVDLASIGMHVAGPRRPQDLMGFGEVAATLAALDFQPAVDSPLPRHPVAIAAITSCTNTSDPSLLVAAGLVARKARALGLKVPPWVKTSTAPGSPAAADYLARAGLTADLAAVGFDIVGFGCTTCIGNPGPLPEVIRQGIADGAIRPVAALSGNRNFPGRVHPDLDLGFLMSPPLVVAFALAGDAERDLRVDPVQVTSTGMPVYLQDLWPTREEIDEALRASQDPRDYGRAFAVASGNPLWHALEAPDTALYPWDPASTALRRPPFAAASEGSLLGTYSAYPLLVAGDDITTDHISPASAIPKDSLVADYLVERGDDRNDLNVFASRRGNWEVMVRAAFHSKTLKNLLAPDLPVAHTLHVPSGDILPLWDAAERYKAAGDSLVLVAGERYGTGSSRDWAAKGQRLLGIRAVLANSFERIHRSNLIGMGVLPLRMPSGVTPATLALRPGDRVEVAAQAEQLRPRGRVAVRILRREGRTESLEAIAAVETQLEVDLLRAGGVIPSTLQRMLAEGARGTSPVVAK
- a CDS encoding GntR family transcriptional regulator, whose amino-acid sequence is MRAERSITAQILGLIQADAMPAGSHLPAQAFADRLRVSRSPVNEALSFLAEKGILERQPNRGYFLVRPVESGDAVARQLGLVEADTVTEVYFRIADDRLRGALPDEFTEVLLKQRYGLTPAQLNAVLGRIASEGWVEKKPGYGWQFSSMLTTADSLLQSYRLRLALEPAALLEPGYHLPAHVIARCRAAEKHLLEGGIETDTADQLHDRGVRFHEALVEGSGNPFFIDTIRRVNRVRRLLSYRSMQDRTRYKEHCRQHLHLLDLIERGKNDDAAKAMTEHLNSTLRNFKKISGILKS